The genomic DNA CAGGTATAAAGTAGTTATATTAGGCGATATGCTGGAGCTTGGCGAGAAGGATGCGGAATTTCACGAGGAACTGGAAAAAATACTGAGAAATACAAAGCAAAATGAAATATTGTTATATGGTTCCTTGATGAAAAATCTTTATGAAAAAATCAAAGATATGAATGTTTTTCATTTTGATGAAAAATCTTTTATCAGGGAAAAGCTCAGAGGACATAATTCCGAAAAGCTTGCAGTCCTGCTGAAAGGGTCTAGGGGAATGAGATTAGAAGAAATTATAGAGGAAGGAAATTAATAAAATGCTGTATTTATTACATCAATTATTTTTTGAGGATTTGAAAATCCTGAGAATATTTAAATCTATCACAATAAGGGCTTCGATATCCTTTTTTCTGGCACTGCTCTTTGTTTTGATACTTGGAAAACCTTTTATAGCATGGCTGAAGAAGAAAAAATACGGAGATACAGTCAGAGAAGAGGGGCCGCAATCTCATTTTTCAAAATCAGGGACACCGACAATGGGAGGACTTCTTATCATAGGGGCTATTTTATTTGCTACTGCGATTTGCGGGAATTTCTCAAATAAATTTATTGTCTTTTTATTTTTTATAACTATTTTGTTCAGCACAATAGGGTTTTACGATGATTATCTAAAGCTCACAAAACATAAAAAAGGACTTTCAAGTAAGAAGAAAATATTAGGACAGCTTATTATAACAATACTGACATTTATTTTTATATATAAATACGGACTTATCAGTCCAAGAGTAGATTTTTCAATAGTAAATCCAATTATAAAAAATTCATATTTTTATATTACGCCTGCATTATTTTTTGTCTTTATGGCAGTGGTAATAATAGGGTCTTCTAATGCGGTTAATCTTACCGACGGACTTGACGGACTTGTAACAGGACCTATTATCATTGTATGTGCTACTCTGGCAATAATAACATATCTTACAGGACATATAGAATATGCAGACTATCTGAATCTTTTTTATGTAAAGGATGCCGGGGAAATGCTGGTATATCTAGTGTCAATTATAGGGGCATCAATAGGGTTTTTATGGTATAATTTTTATCCGGCACAGGTATTTATGGGAGACACAGGATCGCTTACGCTGGGAGGAGTTCTCGGAATAGTGGTAATCTTCATAAAACAGGAGCTTTTGCTTCCTGTGGCA from Sebaldella termitidis ATCC 33386 includes the following:
- the mraY gene encoding phospho-N-acetylmuramoyl-pentapeptide-transferase — encoded protein: MLYLLHQLFFEDLKILRIFKSITIRASISFFLALLFVLILGKPFIAWLKKKKYGDTVREEGPQSHFSKSGTPTMGGLLIIGAILFATAICGNFSNKFIVFLFFITILFSTIGFYDDYLKLTKHKKGLSSKKKILGQLIITILTFIFIYKYGLISPRVDFSIVNPIIKNSYFYITPALFFVFMAVVIIGSSNAVNLTDGLDGLVTGPIIIVCATLAIITYLTGHIEYADYLNLFYVKDAGEMLVYLVSIIGASIGFLWYNFYPAQVFMGDTGSLTLGGVLGIVVIFIKQELLLPVAGFIFIVEALSVMIQVWHYKKFGKRVFRMAPIHHHFELLGIPETKVTIRFWIISILMALLTFLILKLR